One window from the genome of Nocardioides panaciterrulae encodes:
- a CDS encoding VOC family protein yields the protein MSDLPPVPSPASPVAPPAASPPALRWQCVCVDTADPAAIATFWEQALGWRRTHQADTEVVLEPPAGSPEDGVCPDLLFVRVPEGKVVKNRLHLDLRPVDQGAEVARLEGLGARRVDIGQQDTSWVVMADPDGNEFCVLRALPPG from the coding sequence ATGAGCGACCTGCCCCCCGTCCCGTCCCCGGCGTCCCCCGTGGCGCCCCCCGCCGCCTCCCCGCCGGCCCTGCGCTGGCAGTGCGTGTGCGTCGACACCGCCGACCCGGCGGCGATCGCCACCTTCTGGGAGCAGGCGCTCGGCTGGCGGCGCACCCACCAGGCGGACACCGAGGTCGTCCTCGAGCCGCCGGCCGGCAGCCCCGAGGACGGCGTCTGCCCGGACCTGCTGTTCGTGCGGGTCCCGGAGGGCAAGGTGGTCAAGAACCGGCTCCACCTCGACCTGCGCCCGGTGGACCAGGGCGCCGAGGTGGCCCGGCTCGAGGGCCTCGGCGCCCGTCGCGTCGACATCGGCCAGCAAGACACCTCCTGGGTGGTGATGGCCGACCCCGACGGCAACGAGTTCTGCGTGCTGCGGGCGCTGCCGCCGGGCTGA
- a CDS encoding amidohydrolase family protein, with amino-acid sequence MNAHIFLQAQLFDGHRYAGADALGVRDGRIVAIGDPADVRDRVGPGAQEVDCGGGLLLPGFQDAHMHPMVGGLERLRCEMSGLSGAEEYLDALRDSAERQSGAAWFRGGGWSVAAFGPQGPTAELLDRVMPDKPAFLPSTDHHDAWVNTRALEVAGITADTPDPEDGWIERDDRGNPTGTLREGAQRLVWDHVETTREEYAAALREAQSYLASWGIVGWHDALIGGYAGLDDPTQAYLDLKEADDLRAHVRCSQWWDRHRGLEQVEELLAERDRLAAAGLTADSVKVMMDGIAETFTATVEEPYLGQLHCACGDRGLAFLDAEQVREVVVALDAAGLACHFHAIGERAVHDALDALEAARVDNGMRGLRHQVAHLQLVRPGDRARFWALGVTANVQGMWVSRDTPAVKMLLPHLDEERASWHYPLAEIAGTGAHLAGGSDWPVNPPEPVAGVHALVNRASYSSDGDAPEPLVPDQALSLEQALSAYTSGTAWVNHRGDSGVLQVGARADLTLLDRDPFRAPAEEIGAAEIVATWFGGERVYER; translated from the coding sequence GTGAACGCACACATCTTCCTCCAGGCCCAGCTCTTCGACGGACACCGGTACGCCGGGGCGGACGCCCTGGGCGTGCGCGACGGACGGATCGTGGCGATCGGCGACCCCGCCGACGTCCGGGACCGGGTCGGCCCCGGCGCGCAGGAGGTCGACTGCGGCGGCGGGCTGCTGCTCCCCGGCTTCCAGGACGCCCACATGCACCCGATGGTCGGCGGCCTGGAGCGGCTGCGCTGCGAGATGAGCGGCCTCAGCGGCGCCGAGGAGTATCTCGACGCGTTGCGCGACTCCGCCGAGCGGCAGTCGGGTGCGGCCTGGTTCCGCGGCGGCGGCTGGTCGGTCGCCGCGTTCGGCCCGCAGGGCCCGACCGCCGAGCTGCTGGACCGGGTGATGCCGGACAAGCCGGCCTTCCTCCCGAGCACCGACCACCACGACGCCTGGGTGAACACCCGGGCGCTGGAGGTGGCCGGGATCACCGCGGACACCCCCGACCCCGAGGACGGCTGGATCGAGCGCGACGACCGGGGCAACCCGACCGGCACGTTGCGCGAGGGCGCCCAGCGGCTGGTCTGGGACCACGTGGAGACCACCCGCGAGGAGTACGCCGCCGCGCTGCGTGAGGCCCAGTCCTACCTCGCCTCGTGGGGCATCGTCGGCTGGCACGACGCCCTGATCGGCGGGTACGCCGGGCTCGACGACCCGACCCAGGCCTACCTGGACCTGAAGGAGGCCGACGACCTGCGCGCCCACGTGCGCTGCTCGCAGTGGTGGGACCGGCACCGGGGCCTCGAGCAGGTCGAGGAGCTGCTCGCCGAGCGGGACCGGCTGGCCGCGGCCGGCCTGACCGCGGACTCGGTCAAGGTGATGATGGACGGCATCGCCGAGACCTTCACCGCGACCGTGGAGGAGCCCTACCTCGGCCAGCTGCACTGCGCCTGCGGCGACCGGGGGCTGGCGTTCCTCGACGCCGAGCAGGTGCGCGAGGTGGTCGTCGCCCTCGACGCCGCCGGGCTCGCCTGCCACTTCCACGCGATCGGCGAGCGGGCCGTGCACGACGCGCTGGACGCGCTCGAGGCGGCCCGGGTCGACAACGGGATGCGGGGGCTGCGCCACCAGGTGGCGCACCTGCAGCTGGTGCGGCCCGGCGACCGGGCCCGCTTCTGGGCGCTGGGCGTCACCGCCAACGTGCAGGGGATGTGGGTGAGCCGCGACACCCCGGCGGTGAAGATGCTGCTGCCCCACCTCGACGAGGAGCGGGCCTCCTGGCACTACCCGCTCGCCGAGATCGCCGGCACCGGGGCGCACCTGGCCGGCGGCAGCGACTGGCCGGTCAACCCGCCCGAGCCGGTCGCCGGCGTGCACGCGCTGGTGAACCGGGCGTCGTACTCCTCCGACGGCGACGCCCCCGAGCCGCTGGTGCCCGACCAGGCGCTGAGCCTGGAGCAGGCGCTGTCGGCCTACACCAGTGGCACCGCCTGGGTGAACCACCGCGGCGACTCCGGGGTGCTCCAGGTGGGTGCCCGGGCGGACCTCACGCTGCTCGACCGGGACCCGTTCCGCGCCCCGGCCGAGGAGATCGGGGCGGCCGAGATCGTGGCCACCTGGTTCGGCGGCGAGCGGGTCTACGAGCGCTGA
- the trxA gene encoding thioredoxin, with protein MAANTLTAENFETTVAENDIVLVDFWASWCGPCRQFAPVYEAASEQHTDVFFGSVDTEAEQALAGAARITSIPTLMAFREGVLVFSQPGALPAPALEQLIQAVRDLDMEDVHAQVAATEGEQA; from the coding sequence ATGGCCGCCAACACCCTCACCGCCGAGAACTTCGAGACCACCGTCGCCGAGAACGACATCGTCCTGGTGGACTTCTGGGCCTCCTGGTGCGGCCCGTGCCGCCAGTTCGCGCCCGTCTACGAGGCCGCGTCGGAGCAGCACACCGACGTCTTCTTCGGCTCGGTCGACACCGAGGCCGAGCAGGCGCTCGCCGGTGCCGCCCGGATCACCTCGATCCCCACGCTGATGGCCTTCCGGGAGGGCGTGCTGGTGTTCTCCCAGCCCGGGGCGCTGCCCGCGCCGGCCCTCGAGCAGCTGATCCAGGCCGTGCGCGACCTCGACATGGAGGACGTGCACGCCCAGGTCGCCGCGACCGAGGGGGAGCAGGCCTGA
- a CDS encoding DUF302 domain-containing protein, whose amino-acid sequence MGYTLATTVARPFDRTLAEVRDALAEQGFGVLTEIDLRATLKAKLDVDVAPHVILGACRPQLAHQALGIDPAVATMLPCNVAVRAVDETTTTVEAFDPDAMTQLAGEALGEVAADARRRLTAVLAGLDAADPDADPAADTDEEH is encoded by the coding sequence ATGGGCTACACGCTGGCCACCACCGTCGCGCGGCCCTTCGACCGCACGCTCGCCGAGGTCCGCGACGCGCTGGCCGAGCAGGGCTTCGGGGTGCTCACCGAGATCGACCTGCGGGCCACGCTGAAGGCCAAGCTCGACGTCGACGTCGCCCCGCACGTGATCCTGGGCGCCTGCCGGCCGCAGCTGGCCCACCAGGCGCTCGGCATCGACCCGGCCGTCGCCACGATGCTGCCGTGCAACGTCGCGGTCCGCGCGGTCGACGAGACCACCACCACCGTCGAGGCCTTCGACCCCGACGCGATGACGCAGCTGGCCGGGGAGGCGCTCGGCGAGGTCGCCGCGGACGCCCGCCGGCGGCTCACCGCCGTCCTGGCAGGCCTGGACGCCGCCGACCCCGATGCCGACCCCGCCGCCGACACTGACGAGGAGCACTGA
- a CDS encoding metal-sensing transcriptional repressor: MELDPQSMSPVINRIKRAQGQLAGVLRMLEEGRECEDVVTQLAAVSRALDRAGFAIVATGLQQCLAEGEGIDSVDAKKMEKLFLSLA, encoded by the coding sequence GTGGAGCTCGACCCCCAGTCGATGAGTCCGGTGATCAACCGGATCAAGCGGGCCCAGGGCCAGCTCGCCGGCGTGCTGCGGATGCTCGAGGAGGGCCGGGAGTGCGAGGACGTCGTGACCCAGCTCGCCGCGGTCTCCCGCGCCCTGGACCGGGCCGGCTTCGCCATCGTCGCCACCGGGCTGCAGCAGTGCCTGGCCGAGGGCGAGGGCATCGACTCGGTCGACGCCAAGAAGATGGAGAAGCTCTTCCTCTCGCTGGCCTGA
- a CDS encoding TetR family transcriptional regulator, giving the protein MSAEPVARRDQILATAAELFAARGFHGVSVADLGAACGISGPALYKHFASKDAVLAEMLVSISEELLSVGRERAAAAPEPAAALSALVDWHVDFALRHRPLIVVQDRDWQSLPGAARERVRVLQREYVDLWAAQLRALDPGLPADRARAMAHAAFGLINSTPHSGLLPDAPMHGLLSQMALGALGLPSAG; this is encoded by the coding sequence GTGAGTGCCGAGCCCGTCGCGCGTCGCGACCAGATCCTGGCCACCGCGGCCGAGCTGTTCGCCGCCCGCGGCTTCCACGGGGTCTCGGTCGCCGACCTCGGCGCGGCCTGCGGCATCTCCGGGCCGGCGCTCTACAAGCACTTCGCGTCCAAGGACGCGGTCCTCGCCGAGATGCTGGTCTCGATCAGCGAGGAGCTGCTCAGCGTGGGCCGCGAACGGGCGGCCGCCGCGCCCGAGCCGGCCGCCGCCCTGTCCGCCCTGGTCGACTGGCACGTCGACTTCGCGCTGCGGCACCGGCCGCTGATCGTGGTCCAGGACCGGGACTGGCAGTCGCTGCCCGGGGCGGCGCGCGAGCGGGTGCGGGTCCTGCAACGGGAGTACGTCGACCTCTGGGCCGCGCAGCTGCGCGCGCTCGACCCCGGACTGCCCGCCGACCGGGCCCGCGCGATGGCGCACGCGGCGTTCGGCCTGATCAACTCCACCCCGCACAGCGGGCTGCTGCCCGACGCCCCGATGCACGGGCTGCTCTCGCAGATGGCGCTGGGCGCGCTCGGGCTGCCCTCCGCCGGCTGA
- a CDS encoding SWIM zinc finger family protein, producing the protein MTTVVHPAGPGWRRGGRPATWWGRAWGRAVEEAAYDEQALAAGRSLARAGAVGAVTTEAGRFAADVADGSETCRVTGTLPVLDPTGRESLVEAVAAGGGRLAALLAGDLPHDLVEHAEEAGVELLPYGGELVTGCTCRGWTDPCRHALALLTRLTWLVEADPLVLLHLRGLSREELLSRLHAGGPAGDADEDLDVALDAALRAAAVLRVLDDDHARIEHLL; encoded by the coding sequence GTGACCACGGTCGTGCACCCGGCCGGGCCGGGTTGGCGGCGGGGCGGCCGGCCCGCGACCTGGTGGGGCCGGGCCTGGGGGCGCGCGGTGGAGGAGGCGGCCTACGATGAGCAGGCGCTGGCGGCGGGCAGGTCCTTGGCCCGGGCGGGAGCCGTCGGGGCGGTCACCACCGAGGCCGGGCGGTTCGCCGCCGACGTGGCGGACGGCTCCGAGACCTGCCGGGTCACCGGCACCCTGCCGGTCCTCGACCCGACCGGCCGCGAGAGCCTGGTCGAGGCGGTGGCCGCCGGCGGTGGCCGGCTCGCGGCGCTGCTCGCCGGCGACCTGCCGCACGACCTCGTCGAGCACGCCGAGGAGGCCGGGGTCGAGCTGCTGCCGTACGGCGGGGAGCTGGTCACCGGCTGCACCTGCCGCGGCTGGACCGACCCGTGCCGGCACGCGCTGGCGCTGCTGACCCGGCTCACCTGGCTGGTGGAGGCCGACCCCCTGGTGCTGCTGCACCTGCGGGGGCTTTCGCGCGAGGAGCTGCTGTCCCGGCTGCACGCGGGCGGGCCGGCCGGCGACGCGGACGAGGACCTCGACGTCGCGCTGGACGCCGCGCTGCGGGCGGCCGCCGTGCTGCGCGTGCTCGACGACGACCACGCCCGGATCGAGCACCTGCTCTGA
- a CDS encoding DEAD/DEAH box helicase, which yields MSFVPVTGPATFRAGDPPRSGVVEFTGPHRQVALPVRAALPVLTRAHARDDLHPSVALLSGAVLLGMRLVAAGRLEPAPADAGSGAGPGAGPGARSGPAWRLAGLDEADEDRVRMLARARAHEAVGVEEAEALVRRVLDAVADAMPRSAPSPRRPTAPGTRPTTGSGATTSRPAFTERLRERLERQHAAARRPQLVGLSLRVEADEEELVAGAVRLVLQAHDVEDPLHVCDAALLWTEDGEVHGFGDRARTHASIALRAAAEAWPVLDRLLDRLLDRGVPDEITLDTDELVSLLDEGVAALAARGVDVLWPRSLGRDLTTRAELDRAPTPREGELVKGLLGAEELFAFRWQVALDGEPLTEEEMTQLAASASPVMRLRGGWTVVDPAVARRARRRLIRTVPPAQAIAAALTGVLEVGPAGGAEAPEETPVVVGASLLGVRERLLTAAGRATVPAPAGLSATLRGYQLQGLTWLTELTDLGLGACLADDMGLGKTVTLIALHLHRAARPGAGPTLVVCPASLLGNWESEIARFAPGVPVRRFHGGRRSVADLVAGPGDGPGDEPADGPGAGFVLTTYGTLRNDHEVLAEVGWGLVVADEAQHVKNARSATARALRAVPGRARVALTGTPVENDLTELWSILDWLVPGLLGSRQAFRRVWAAPIESGEEPTKARQFADLIGPFLLRRRKSDPGIAPELPAKTETDHLLALTREQVVLYEAFVRDTMARIERSDAQARRGLVLALLTGLKQICNHPAHFLKQQAVRLPGRSEKLDLLDELLGTILAEDGAVLVFTQYVAMGRLLEAHLTRAGIPHQFLHGGTPVREREAMVARFQAAEGEQRVPVFLLSLKAGGTGLNLTRADHVVHVDRWWNPAVEEQATDRAYRIGQTRPVQVHRLITRGTIEERIAELLQRKRVLADAVLARGEAALTELGDEELRDLVTLRREGREAREADARGPAGAP from the coding sequence GTGAGCTTCGTCCCCGTCACCGGTCCGGCGACCTTCCGCGCCGGCGACCCGCCGCGGTCGGGGGTCGTGGAGTTCACCGGGCCGCATCGCCAGGTCGCGCTGCCGGTCCGGGCGGCGTTGCCGGTGCTCACCCGGGCCCACGCGCGCGACGACCTGCACCCCAGCGTCGCGCTGCTCTCCGGCGCGGTGCTGCTGGGCATGCGGCTGGTCGCGGCCGGCAGGCTCGAGCCGGCCCCGGCCGACGCGGGCTCCGGTGCGGGCCCCGGTGCTGGCCCTGGTGCGCGCTCGGGTCCGGCATGGCGGCTGGCCGGGCTCGACGAGGCCGACGAGGACCGGGTGCGGATGCTGGCGCGGGCGCGGGCCCACGAGGCGGTGGGCGTCGAGGAGGCCGAGGCGCTGGTGCGCCGGGTGCTGGACGCCGTCGCCGACGCGATGCCCCGCAGCGCCCCGTCCCCCCGGCGGCCCACCGCCCCGGGCACCCGGCCGACCACCGGGTCGGGGGCCACCACGAGCCGTCCCGCGTTCACCGAGCGGCTGCGCGAGCGCCTCGAGCGCCAGCACGCGGCCGCCCGGCGACCCCAGCTGGTCGGGCTGTCGCTGCGGGTCGAGGCCGACGAGGAGGAGCTGGTCGCCGGCGCGGTCCGGCTGGTGCTGCAGGCCCACGACGTCGAGGACCCGCTGCACGTGTGCGACGCCGCGCTGCTGTGGACCGAGGACGGCGAGGTGCACGGCTTCGGCGACCGCGCCCGCACCCACGCCTCGATCGCGCTGCGCGCGGCCGCGGAGGCCTGGCCGGTCCTCGACCGGCTGCTGGACCGGCTGCTGGACCGCGGGGTGCCCGACGAGATCACCCTGGACACCGACGAGCTGGTCAGCCTGCTCGACGAGGGCGTCGCGGCGCTGGCGGCGCGCGGCGTCGACGTGCTCTGGCCGAGGTCCCTGGGCCGCGACCTGACCACCCGGGCCGAGCTGGACCGGGCCCCGACCCCCCGCGAGGGCGAGCTGGTCAAGGGGCTGCTGGGGGCCGAGGAGCTCTTCGCGTTCCGCTGGCAGGTCGCCCTCGACGGCGAGCCGCTGACCGAGGAGGAGATGACGCAGCTGGCCGCCTCGGCGTCCCCGGTGATGCGGCTGCGCGGGGGCTGGACGGTCGTCGACCCGGCGGTGGCGCGCCGCGCCAGGCGCCGACTGATCAGGACCGTGCCGCCGGCGCAGGCGATCGCCGCCGCGCTCACCGGCGTGCTGGAGGTCGGGCCGGCCGGGGGCGCCGAGGCCCCCGAGGAGACCCCGGTGGTGGTGGGGGCGAGCCTGCTGGGGGTGCGCGAGCGGCTGCTCACCGCGGCCGGGCGCGCGACGGTGCCGGCGCCGGCGGGTCTCTCGGCCACGCTGCGCGGCTACCAGCTCCAGGGGCTCACCTGGCTGACCGAGCTCACCGACCTCGGCCTGGGCGCCTGCCTCGCCGACGACATGGGTCTGGGCAAGACCGTCACCCTGATCGCGCTGCACCTGCACCGGGCGGCGCGCCCGGGGGCCGGGCCGACGCTGGTCGTCTGCCCCGCCAGCCTGCTCGGCAACTGGGAGAGCGAGATCGCGCGGTTCGCGCCCGGCGTCCCGGTCCGGCGCTTCCACGGCGGCCGTCGCTCGGTGGCCGACCTGGTGGCCGGGCCGGGAGATGGGCCCGGGGACGAGCCGGCGGACGGGCCTGGGGCAGGGTTCGTGCTCACGACGTACGGCACCCTGCGCAACGACCACGAGGTGCTCGCGGAGGTCGGCTGGGGCCTGGTCGTCGCCGACGAGGCCCAGCACGTCAAGAACGCCCGCTCGGCGACCGCCCGGGCCCTGCGCGCGGTGCCCGGCCGGGCCCGGGTGGCGCTCACCGGCACCCCGGTCGAGAACGACCTCACCGAGCTCTGGTCGATCCTGGACTGGCTGGTGCCCGGCCTGCTCGGCAGCCGGCAGGCGTTCCGTCGGGTCTGGGCCGCGCCGATCGAGTCCGGCGAGGAGCCGACCAAGGCCCGCCAGTTCGCCGACCTGATCGGCCCGTTCCTGCTGCGGCGCCGCAAGTCCGACCCCGGCATCGCGCCGGAGCTGCCCGCCAAGACCGAGACCGACCACCTGCTGGCCCTCACCCGGGAGCAGGTGGTGCTCTACGAGGCGTTCGTCCGCGACACGATGGCGCGCATCGAGCGGTCCGACGCGCAGGCCCGGCGCGGCCTGGTGCTCGCGCTGCTGACCGGGCTCAAGCAGATCTGCAACCACCCGGCCCACTTCCTCAAGCAGCAGGCGGTGCGGCTGCCCGGTCGCTCGGAGAAGCTGGACCTGCTCGACGAGCTGCTCGGCACGATCCTCGCCGAGGACGGCGCGGTGCTGGTCTTCACCCAGTACGTCGCGATGGGCCGGCTGCTCGAGGCGCACCTGACGCGCGCCGGCATCCCCCACCAGTTCCTGCACGGCGGCACCCCCGTGCGGGAGCGGGAGGCGATGGTCGCCCGCTTCCAGGCCGCGGAGGGCGAGCAGCGGGTCCCGGTCTTCCTGCTCTCGCTGAAGGCCGGTGGCACCGGGCTGAACCTCACCCGCGCCGACCACGTGGTGCACGTCGACCGCTGGTGGAACCCGGCCGTGGAGGAGCAGGCCACCGATCGCGCCTACCGGATCGGGCAGACCCGGCCGGTGCAGGTGCACCGGCTGATCACCCGCGGCACCATCGAGGAGCGGATCGCCGAACTGCTGCAGCGGAAGCGGGTGCTCGCCGACGCCGTGCTCGCCCGCGGGGAGGCGGCGCTGACCGAGCTCGGGGACGAGGAGCTGCGCGACCTGGTCACGCTGCGCCGAGAGGGCCGGGAGGCCCGGGAGGCCGACGCGCGCGGGCCCGCGGGTGCGCCGTGA
- a CDS encoding glutathione peroxidase: MSILDAKIARLDGTPDSLGGLTGGGPALLVNVASKCGLTPQYTGLERLHEAYADRGFAVVGLPCNQFGGQEPGSADEIAEFCSATYGVTFPMSEKIEVNGPGRHEVYQVLVDTPDEEGRTGDVAWNFEKFLLDGDGAVVARFSPRVEPDDPRLVEAVERLLG; this comes from the coding sequence ATGAGCATCCTCGACGCCAAGATCGCCCGCCTGGACGGCACCCCCGACAGCCTGGGCGGACTCACCGGCGGGGGCCCGGCGCTGCTGGTCAACGTCGCCAGCAAGTGCGGGCTCACCCCGCAGTACACCGGCCTGGAGCGGCTGCACGAGGCGTACGCCGACCGCGGCTTCGCGGTGGTCGGGCTGCCCTGCAACCAGTTCGGCGGCCAGGAGCCGGGCAGCGCCGATGAGATCGCGGAGTTCTGCTCGGCGACCTACGGGGTCACCTTCCCGATGTCGGAGAAGATCGAGGTCAACGGGCCCGGCCGACACGAGGTCTACCAGGTCCTGGTGGACACCCCGGACGAGGAGGGCCGCACCGGCGACGTCGCCTGGAACTTCGAGAAGTTCCTCCTCGACGGCGACGGGGCCGTGGTGGCGCGCTTCTCCCCGCGCGTCGAGCCGGACGACCCGCGGCTGGTCGAGGCGGTCGAGCGCCTGCTGGGCTGA